In Planococcus citri chromosome 4, ihPlaCitr1.1, whole genome shotgun sequence, the genomic window TTTTCTCCTTAATCAAGTTTTTCAGTTTACCATCCATGTATCGATGCGCTATCATCAAAAGATCTAAACAACACATTTTCTTTAGATACAGCCACAAAAGTCAcaacagagaaaaaaatagacGCCTAtattaatttagaaatttacCCATCACATTCTCCGGAGTTACGTTTATGTCCATTCCATACAAATATTGCAGATATATTTTGAACGCTTCGTAAGTAAAATCATTCACACGGAGCACactgaaagatgaaaaaattatgttattcAATAATAGCGTATTAAgtaaaaaccttgaaaaagtcctatttgaatttaaaagcgcttatactttttattattttcactcCATGATTCGTTTAACATCGTTTTAAAATACTCTGAACGTTGCCTTAAAACTTCCTTATGaacgaaaatttgtttttcttctaCCACAATAGTGAAGTCGCTACTTTTCTGAAACATTCCGAAAGATATGTACGTATATTAATCCAAGAACTTCTGCACGATTACATAGTGGATGATAATGAAAGCACGAACCGATGGCTCATCGAAATCGACTATTAGTTTAATGATCTCCAAATGATCGTTTTGAGTATTCTTCGTTGATTTCATTATGCTACTCAATTTCAAGGCACCATACGTTTTGAAGGAGTTTGACTCCGAACAATTCAAGAATACTTCATTGAAAGTAGCATATGACGTGAGGAAAGGTGAAGGCACAATTTGTCcttaacataaaaaaattaaaaaagtaataCGTAAGTTCAAGTGACAATGTTGGAAATTATCCGTATACGGTGTTTACCTCGACAAGCACCCCAAACATAGATTTGATTACTTTCAGTTTTCGCAGCACATGTATCCAATACGGTGGCAATTTCAATAATCCTACGAATAACAAATCAAATACATTAACTATGTGAAAATACGAACTGTGAGAGCATAAAAATGAGCGTATGAGTAAAAGAAAGAATAAtacttttcagaaatatttaGAACTCGAACACATTCGTTTACACATTCTTTATTTATAATGCCAATTCCCAGCTGACCTTTTTCATTATACCCTGTACTATACAGAGTGCCATCGTGCTTGAGAGCCAACAAATGACTTGAGCCGCATACTATGTTTTTAACGTTATCGAACAAAACTGTCCCCTCATAAATGGATTTAAGCTGAAACATTACACATGAAATATGTATAATAAAGTAGAACAGAATATTAACATTAGATGTCCGgtgtcctgaaaaaaaaacaatttttagttaCTCACTTTGTTATCGTCAACACAAAAGGAGCGGTATTTGGAAAACAACATCAGGATATTTGACGTGACAAGAGCGATGTCCGTTACTCTATCGGTCAGTTTAGAACTTTTAACTGGAACGCGTTCTAGAAACTGACCCCAGGAGAATAGCTatccaaaatgaaacatttaaatCAAAGCAGCATCAATATCGACGATCTCGTTCAAATTGCTTGCAATGCATATtgattatgaagaaaaaaatcgtatgtACCTTTCCTTTATCACTCAGCGCATGAACAGTATTATCTTTGCGAGCAACTTTGGTGATTGTTTCACTTGATAGTGAGGAAATTAAGGTCGGTGTATAAGTCGTACCACAGTTTCCAAGACCTAACTGTCCTGAATCATTGGCTCCCCAGCTGAATAATCGCCCATCTTCATTTACAGCAATTACAAATTCTTCACCAATGATGAaatctataaaattaaaatcagagCTTCAAACCAAAAATAGTTAAACATCAATAATTACTAATTAATTCTGACGAGACAACAGCCGAAATGATTGCTACTGAGATACAGAGGGCTAACATCAGCCGAGTAAAATGATCTGATCTCTGAtccataaatttcaattttttctgccGATAGACTAGCTTTGATTTTAAAGGTTGGTCATTttattattgaactttttttatttgtttttcaacatcGATTTTAATAACCAGAGgaagttcaatttaaaaactgtTCCAACGATTtacagaattaattttcaatcacctgaaacacttttttgattttgtacaTTGCCTTTTTCAATGGTTAATCATTTTCGTTCTCTAaaacttattttaaaatacagCGATCAATGATCACATCTCTGACAGTTTCTTCACATATTTATTCATCATaccttttactttttttccatttagACATGATATAGCTTTCGGTTCATGAATATTATcacatttttgagatgaatCAGCCATCAATCCTTCACCCATTCCATATACTTCATCCTTTTTGGTTATGATTAAAACTCTTTTATCTGGAAAAGTATAATGTGGTTACATATAAATATTCAAATACATATATGAGAATTAATTAAAACAATTCGAACGATTTCGTtaatcgtttattttatttacctgAGACCCATACTCTGTCAATTGCTTTGACAAACTCGTTACTTAACGAGGTGAAGTAAGGAATCTGAATCAAATCCATTTCTTCAAAGCCGGCAGTTCCAATTATTTATCAATATTAATTACAAACACACATTCGCTTCTACGCTTCTACTGCACGTAATAACGAAACCGTAAATATCACCGCGAGAGCTGTGTTTTTGTGGCTctcgtttttttctctgtagTTCGTGTTCGTTCGTTCATTCATTCGTATCTTTCGTTTATTTGTGCATTGGTGAGTTCGTGTCCCGTTCCAAGTTGTTTCCTGCGTGTTCTCTGTTCTGTCacacgatgtttttttttcacgttttttttttgctttttttttacgtgtCTGACTATGTTtgcgtgtaaaaaaaattatttgaaccaaatttttattacgtaaatAATCGAATACGCCAATAGATTCACCGTAATATTTCTAATTCTATCCTTCATTCTACATGAAGCCaaagttgaaacattttgattttcccaTCTAAAGAATTACAAAGtagtataaaattttaaaatacaggtATCTAGAATACGGATacttgatagaaaactaaactaattacacatttaaaaattagaaaaaaatcggaACTTTCCAACTTtccagttgaaaattcaaaaataacgcaattttaaaaaaaattgaaacttctttaaaaaaatcaaaaattacataggtatctaAGTTTTTACTAAACAACTTTAgtatttcgagattttttcttattttttatgaattttttgttagttgcgaaaaatcgtttttgttttgatatttttccgcGACCCTTATTTACGGTGAACCCAGtcaactttgattttaaaaacttctttttttgggACTGCAGTTCCCAGCATTTTAATTTCTTTCGGACATCGGCGATCAAAACTGCATTgtcagaatttaaaatatttctgaatCTTTCCTCatattcagttttcatttctgGCGTGAGCCGCAAATTTCGAACTTTGGACTTGGAAGTTGATGGTTCATTCAGTTCATTGATCTCCTCAGTAGTACTGGTTCTAATTTCAGTTCTACTTTCATCAGCAGGAAGGGATGGCGGTA contains:
- the LOC135844840 gene encoding RCC1 and BTB domain-containing protein 1-like isoform X4 translates to MDLIQIPYFTSLSNEFVKAIDRVWVSDKRVLIITKKDEVYGMGEGLMADSSQKCDNIHEPKAISCLNGKKVKDFIIGEEFVIAVNEDGRLFSWGANDSGQLGLGNCGTTYTPTLISSLSSETITKVARKDNTVHALSDKGKLFSWGQFLERVPVKSSKLTDRVTDIALVTSNILMLFSKYRSFCVDDNKLKSIYEGTVLFDNVKNIVCGSSHLLALKHDGTLYSTGYNEKGQLGIGIINKECVNECVRVLNISEKIIEIATVLDTCAAKTESNQIYVWGACRGQIVPSPFLTSYATFNEVFLNCSESNSFKTYGALKLSSIMKSTKNTQNDHLEIIKLIVDFDEPSKSSDFTIVVEEKQIFVHKEVLRQRSEYFKTMLNESWSENNKNVLRVNDFTYEAFKIYLQYLYGMDINVTPENVMDLLMIAHRYMDGKLKNLIKEKIEGDEFMEMSVDSANKILEFPPQAFKITSGLFKYMTYPSQ